The following proteins are co-located in the Flavobacterium sp. CECT 9288 genome:
- a CDS encoding NHLP bacteriocin export ABC transporter permease/ATPase subunit, translated as MSTKEKIYIGVEEPLILNNTDKLWMVVSGEVNVFYVRVDEKGDYLCALKYLYSAKKGDLLFSLLSTDCKNDTRLIVFSNDATLLSIDKHKLIAIDHFFLASMIDKWILKTSFKINSSNTPKTYKTIDSYNYFVLNQNTIAYPSHGINWISLIDGELSIFSDHETINYNDGLKFPIPVCNKLWVKSLSESSELKSMSTREVLEDEINFLISLEKLQGHFYNQLCKNIEISSLSESDILNDKLIYQEEELKSTLEKIKSIVTGSKKELHHSKKDKAKKQNILFLTCQLIGEQTGFKFEEPKYFEADNYNTNNYLYAIAQSSKVRIRKIILRDVWWKDENGHLLAFVKETNEPVALIQKNSTTYLIKNFSKGTETIVNNEIADTLEPIGYMFFSGFDVKMDSIKKVLNFAMNGVKKDARLLLVASLLVSLIGLLIPILSGMIYDDVIPTADKSIHLEIFMIMIIIGFVSAGLQLAQGVLQMRLESKSSINLQVGVMDYILRLPVTFYKKYTAGDLTNRVLSINSIKQILSNTLMTVVLSGAFSCVNLLLLFYYDSSLALVGVALALIAISFMVLMGWFKLKYDREVSKYQGDIQGFLFEFLSGISKIRITGGEKRIFSLWGEKFSKLRKLGFSSGSYQNFVEVFNSSYPLFTSILFFSFIYYTVLNSKDTAMMSVGSFMAFIISFNKFLNDSLKLSMAFISSLSVIPLYERVKPILEEKPESIEESIDPGELMGEIELNSISFRYYEDQPLILKNITFKIKPGEMVAFVGASGSGKSTIMRLLLGFEHPELGSIFYDGNTFDAMNKELTRRQIGVVLQNGALMSGSIYQNIVGNSELTLDDAWAAARMAGMEDDIKNMPMEMHTFISEGAGTFSGGQRQRLMIARAIAHKPRLLFMDEATSALDNKTQNIVAESLDKLQATRIVIAHRLSTIKNADRIFVLDKGEIKESGTYEELIQKDGLFTELAKRQIA; from the coding sequence ATGTCAACGAAAGAAAAAATATATATAGGAGTTGAAGAACCATTGATACTAAATAACACAGATAAACTCTGGATGGTAGTTTCTGGTGAGGTAAATGTGTTTTATGTAAGAGTTGATGAAAAAGGAGATTATTTATGTGCGTTAAAATATTTATACTCCGCTAAAAAAGGAGACTTATTATTTAGTTTACTTTCAACTGACTGTAAAAATGATACTCGTTTAATTGTTTTTTCAAACGATGCAACTTTGTTATCAATAGATAAACATAAACTTATTGCTATTGATCATTTTTTTCTAGCCAGTATGATTGATAAATGGATACTAAAAACTTCATTTAAAATCAATTCAAGTAATACTCCAAAAACTTACAAAACGATTGATAGTTATAATTACTTTGTTTTAAATCAAAATACAATTGCATACCCTTCTCATGGAATAAACTGGATAAGTTTAATTGATGGAGAGCTTTCCATTTTTTCAGATCATGAGACCATTAATTATAATGATGGACTTAAATTTCCTATTCCTGTTTGTAATAAGTTATGGGTTAAGTCCTTGTCTGAAAGTTCTGAGTTAAAATCTATGAGTACTAGAGAAGTTTTAGAGGATGAAATTAATTTTTTAATTTCTTTAGAAAAACTACAAGGTCATTTTTACAATCAACTTTGCAAGAATATAGAGATCAGTAGTTTATCAGAAAGTGATATTCTTAATGATAAATTAATTTATCAAGAAGAGGAATTAAAAAGCACTTTAGAGAAAATAAAATCGATAGTTACTGGTTCTAAAAAAGAGTTACATCACTCCAAGAAAGATAAAGCAAAAAAGCAAAATATACTTTTTTTGACATGCCAATTAATTGGAGAACAAACAGGTTTTAAATTTGAAGAGCCCAAATATTTTGAGGCAGATAATTACAATACAAATAATTATTTGTATGCAATTGCTCAGAGTTCTAAAGTAAGAATACGAAAAATTATTTTACGAGATGTGTGGTGGAAAGATGAAAATGGACATTTGTTAGCATTTGTAAAAGAAACAAATGAACCTGTAGCTCTCATTCAGAAAAATTCTACCACTTATTTAATTAAAAACTTTTCTAAGGGTACCGAAACTATAGTTAATAATGAAATAGCCGACACTTTAGAACCTATTGGGTATATGTTTTTTTCTGGATTTGATGTAAAAATGGATTCCATAAAAAAAGTATTAAATTTCGCTATGAATGGCGTAAAAAAAGATGCCAGACTATTACTAGTTGCTTCTTTACTTGTAAGTTTAATAGGTTTATTAATTCCTATTTTATCAGGAATGATATATGATGATGTAATACCCACTGCAGATAAATCTATACATTTAGAAATTTTCATGATCATGATAATTATCGGTTTTGTATCAGCTGGACTGCAACTTGCGCAAGGAGTTTTGCAAATGAGGTTAGAGTCAAAATCAAGTATTAACCTTCAAGTAGGAGTGATGGATTATATCCTTCGCTTACCAGTAACTTTTTATAAAAAATATACAGCTGGTGATCTTACAAATAGAGTTTTAAGCATTAATTCAATTAAACAAATTTTATCTAATACATTGATGACTGTTGTACTTAGCGGGGCATTCTCATGTGTTAATTTATTACTTCTTTTTTATTATGATTCAAGTTTAGCATTGGTAGGAGTTGCGCTTGCTTTAATTGCTATTTCTTTTATGGTTTTGATGGGCTGGTTTAAACTCAAGTACGATAGAGAGGTGTCAAAATACCAAGGAGATATTCAAGGTTTTCTTTTCGAATTTCTATCTGGAATTAGTAAAATAAGGATAACAGGAGGTGAAAAAAGAATTTTTTCTCTTTGGGGTGAAAAGTTTTCAAAATTAAGAAAATTAGGCTTTAGTTCAGGTAGTTACCAAAATTTTGTGGAGGTTTTTAATAGTTCTTACCCTCTTTTTACAAGTATATTATTTTTTTCATTCATATATTATACGGTTTTAAATTCTAAAGATACGGCAATGATGTCTGTTGGCTCATTTATGGCTTTTATCATTTCCTTTAACAAATTTTTAAATGATAGTTTAAAATTATCTATGGCATTTATTTCTTCACTTAGTGTTATCCCTCTTTACGAAAGGGTTAAGCCTATTCTAGAGGAAAAACCAGAATCGATAGAGGAAAGTATTGATCCAGGTGAATTAATGGGTGAAATTGAATTGAATTCTATATCTTTTAGGTATTATGAAGATCAGCCTTTAATTTTAAAAAATATTACATTTAAAATAAAACCTGGCGAAATGGTTGCTTTTGTAGGGGCTTCAGGCTCTGGAAAATCTACTATTATGAGACTCCTTTTAGGATTTGAACATCCAGAGTTAGGCTCAATATTCTATGATGGTAATACATTTGACGCAATGAATAAAGAGCTGACAAGACGACAAATAGGGGTAGTATTACAAAACGGAGCGCTTATGTCAGGTAGTATTTATCAAAATATTGTTGGAAATTCAGAATTAACATTAGATGATGCTTGGGCTGCTGCCCGTATGGCTGGTATGGAGGATGACATAAAAAATATGCCAATGGAAATGCATACGTTTATTAGTGAAGGAGCAGGAACCTTTTCAGGAGGTCAAAGACAAAGATTAATGATTGCAAGAGCAATTGCGCATAAGCCAAGATTACTATTTATGGATGAGGCTACAAG
- a CDS encoding NHLP family bacteriocin export ABC transporter peptidase/permease/ATPase subunit, which produces MKNIINLLLKKQNRPVKVPTVLQMESVECGAAALSIILGHFGKFVPLEKLRIACGVSRDGLKATNILKAAKEFGLEAKGYAKSIEKLMQIEAPAIIFWNFNHFLVLEGFTKKRVYLSDPAQGRYFVTHKEFDDSYTGVVLTFSPSKDFEKGNEKKGLFASLISRITNSKLSITYIIIASLFLVIPGLVIPSFLKIFIDKYLVNNFSGFVMPLLLIMGGLLIVNASLVYLQQYFLLKLETKLALVTSSKFLWHVFHLPIAFFTQRYSGEIGNRVSLNDKVAKLLSGDLANAALNVIVVIFYAILMFSYDVTLTLIGVFMALLNVFALKYVSTARKDGSRRLSNETGKLLGTTTSGISMIETLKSSGRENDFFTNWIGYLAKVMNAQQEFGWLTIRLNILPNLISSLTNTLILGLGALRIMEGEMTLGALVAFTYLMNNFITPVNQLVSVGAMLHETESDMARIDDVMNYEIDKQFIKNEDKNIQQPNKESINNKLIGYFEMKNVTFGYSPTMPALIENFNLKLRPGSRVALVGGSGSGKSTVARIASGLYDPWDGDVLLDNKNRKDIPRHVITESLAVIDQEVLVFNGTIKENISFWDVMIPEKNIINSAKDADIHDVIAARNEGYDSSVLEGGSNFSGGQRQRIEIARALVCNPSILIMDEATSALDSTTEKIVMDNIKKRGCTCLIVAHRLSTIMDCDEIIVMEFGKIVERGSHKELLKLNGVYAKLIETK; this is translated from the coding sequence ATGAAAAATATCATAAACTTACTTTTAAAAAAACAAAATAGACCTGTCAAAGTACCTACTGTTCTGCAGATGGAAAGCGTTGAATGTGGTGCTGCTGCTTTAAGTATTATTTTAGGACATTTTGGAAAATTTGTACCATTAGAAAAATTGAGAATAGCTTGTGGGGTATCACGAGATGGATTAAAGGCTACAAATATTCTAAAAGCGGCTAAAGAGTTTGGGTTAGAGGCAAAAGGATACGCTAAGTCTATTGAAAAGTTAATGCAAATAGAAGCTCCAGCCATTATTTTTTGGAATTTCAATCACTTTTTGGTACTTGAGGGTTTTACAAAAAAAAGAGTTTATCTTAGTGATCCAGCTCAAGGTAGGTATTTTGTAACTCACAAAGAATTTGATGATTCTTACACAGGAGTTGTTTTAACCTTTAGTCCATCAAAAGATTTTGAAAAAGGAAATGAGAAAAAAGGATTATTTGCATCGTTAATTTCAAGAATTACAAATTCTAAATTGAGTATAACCTACATTATTATTGCAAGCTTGTTTTTAGTAATTCCTGGTTTAGTAATTCCATCATTCCTTAAAATATTTATAGATAAATATCTAGTGAATAATTTTTCAGGTTTTGTAATGCCGCTTTTATTAATTATGGGTGGTCTTCTTATTGTTAATGCATCTCTAGTCTATCTGCAGCAATATTTTTTACTTAAATTAGAAACAAAACTTGCATTAGTAACATCTAGTAAATTTCTTTGGCATGTTTTTCATTTACCTATTGCTTTTTTTACTCAGAGATATAGTGGTGAAATAGGTAATAGAGTTTCATTGAATGACAAAGTAGCAAAACTTTTAAGTGGTGATTTAGCAAATGCGGCTTTAAATGTTATTGTTGTTATTTTTTATGCAATTTTAATGTTTTCCTATGATGTTACCCTGACATTAATAGGTGTTTTTATGGCACTGTTAAATGTGTTTGCCTTAAAATATGTTTCGACTGCTAGAAAAGACGGAAGCCGAAGATTGAGCAATGAAACTGGAAAGTTATTAGGAACTACTACTTCTGGAATTAGCATGATTGAAACATTAAAATCTTCTGGTAGAGAAAATGATTTTTTCACGAATTGGATTGGTTATTTGGCTAAAGTTATGAATGCTCAACAAGAATTTGGGTGGTTGACTATAAGACTTAATATACTACCAAACCTAATTTCATCTTTAACAAATACTTTAATTTTAGGTTTAGGGGCTTTGAGGATAATGGAAGGCGAGATGACATTAGGAGCTCTAGTAGCCTTTACCTATTTAATGAACAATTTTATTACACCAGTAAATCAATTAGTATCAGTAGGAGCTATGTTGCACGAAACAGAAAGCGATATGGCGCGTATTGATGATGTAATGAACTATGAAATTGACAAACAATTTATAAAAAACGAAGATAAAAATATCCAGCAGCCCAATAAGGAATCCATTAATAACAAATTAATTGGATATTTTGAAATGAAGAATGTGACTTTTGGATATAGTCCTACAATGCCAGCGCTAATTGAGAATTTTAATTTAAAGTTAAGACCCGGAAGTAGAGTAGCACTAGTAGGAGGTTCTGGAAGCGGAAAGTCTACTGTGGCAAGAATAGCATCAGGGCTTTATGATCCATGGGATGGTGACGTATTGTTAGACAATAAAAATAGAAAAGATATTCCTAGACATGTCATTACAGAATCATTAGCAGTAATTGATCAGGAAGTTTTAGTGTTTAATGGCACAATTAAAGAGAATATTTCTTTTTGGGACGTGATGATCCCAGAAAAAAACATTATAAATTCCGCAAAAGATGCTGATATTCATGATGTTATTGCGGCTAGAAATGAGGGTTACGATAGCTCTGTTTTAGAGGGTGGATCAAATTTTAGTGGTGGACAACGTCAACGAATTGAAATTGCTAGAGCTCTAGTTTGCAATCCTTCAATTTTAATTATGGATGAAGCTACCAGCGCCTTAGATTCAACCACAGAGAAAATTGTGATGGATAATATTAAGAAAAGAGGATGTACTTGTTTAATTGTTGCCCATAGATTAAGCACTATAATGGACTGTGATGAGATAATTGTAATGGAGTTTGGTAAAATCGTAGAACGAGGCTCTCATAAAGAATTATTAAAATTAAATGGTGTTTATGCAAAATTGATTGAAACAAAATAA
- a CDS encoding NHLP bacteriocin system secretion protein, with amino-acid sequence MSAPFFRKSALEKLSTPEKLDQLIKVTGTKAWIALITIIVAIFTAIIWSFMGTVKTKLDVIGVVLGGDVHEVVATAQGQLVELRVVIGSTVKEGDIIATIRQPELFQQIEDAKAVLSDRKFEMEKLMSYGNQGTQLQGEIISQSRVSIKGEIESEKKKIIFLNNQLESENVLLDKSLITKSQVANTKQQIEVAKNTIERLKGQIVETSSQQNNLGFDIQQKVILQKQRIAEAERNLQFLNEKYDNQRNIKSPYSGEVVEVLTDAGIVVSVGSPLFKLKNTIKTKQSQLRGILYIPSKDGKKIKKGMEALIVPSTVQPEEYGFIKGKVTYVSDFPITQQGMLTSVKNDQLTKQLLVGGPLFEVYVDFEKDPVSYSGYKWTSAKGPDIFLKEGTSCLGKITIKREPPVTLVVPAFKKFFDLY; translated from the coding sequence ATGTCAGCACCTTTTTTTAGAAAATCGGCATTAGAAAAACTTTCAACTCCAGAAAAATTAGATCAATTAATTAAAGTTACTGGTACAAAAGCTTGGATAGCTTTAATTACAATTATAGTAGCAATTTTCACAGCGATAATTTGGTCTTTTATGGGCACCGTAAAAACAAAATTAGATGTAATCGGTGTTGTACTAGGTGGTGACGTTCATGAAGTTGTTGCTACAGCACAAGGGCAATTAGTGGAGTTAAGAGTAGTAATAGGGAGTACTGTTAAAGAGGGTGATATAATTGCTACAATACGACAACCAGAACTATTTCAACAAATTGAAGATGCAAAAGCGGTTCTATCTGATAGAAAATTTGAAATGGAAAAGCTAATGTCATACGGGAATCAAGGCACTCAACTACAAGGTGAAATAATTAGTCAATCCCGTGTAAGTATTAAAGGGGAGATCGAATCAGAAAAAAAGAAAATCATTTTTCTTAATAATCAATTGGAATCAGAGAATGTTTTACTGGATAAAAGTTTAATAACTAAATCGCAAGTTGCAAATACAAAACAACAAATTGAAGTAGCAAAAAATACTATTGAAAGATTAAAAGGACAAATCGTAGAAACCTCTAGTCAACAAAATAATTTAGGATTTGACATACAACAAAAAGTTATATTACAAAAGCAAAGAATTGCGGAAGCTGAAAGAAATCTTCAGTTTTTAAATGAAAAGTATGACAATCAAAGGAATATAAAAAGTCCATATAGTGGAGAAGTAGTTGAGGTTTTAACCGATGCTGGAATTGTTGTTTCTGTAGGGTCTCCATTATTTAAACTTAAGAATACCATTAAAACAAAACAATCTCAATTAAGAGGTATTCTTTATATTCCTTCAAAAGATGGAAAAAAAATCAAAAAAGGAATGGAAGCTTTAATTGTACCTTCGACTGTACAGCCTGAAGAATATGGATTTATAAAGGGAAAAGTTACTTATGTATCAGATTTTCCAATAACCCAACAAGGAATGCTCACATCTGTTAAAAATGATCAACTTACAAAGCAACTTTTAGTAGGTGGTCCTTTATTTGAAGTATACGTAGATTTTGAGAAAGACCCAGTATCGTATAGTGGTTATAAATGGACTTCTGCAAAAGGACCAGATATTTTTCTAAAAGAAGGTACATCATGTTTAGGTAAAATCACAATAAAACGAGAGCCACCTGTAACATTAGTTGTTCCAGCGTTCAAGAAATTTTTTGACTTATATTGA